The Fundidesulfovibrio putealis DSM 16056 genome includes a window with the following:
- the ilvN gene encoding acetolactate synthase small subunit, giving the protein MRHILSILVENEPGVLSRVSGLFSGRGFNIETLNVAPTLEEGVSIMTISTTGDEQIIEQIIKQLRKLVTVIKVVDLTEVKNVEREMMLLKVSAEEGKRAEILRIVDVFRCKVVDVGFDELTIEITGTQDKLTALINLMQRFGIKEIARTGAVAMRRSMQ; this is encoded by the coding sequence GTGCGCCACATTCTCTCCATTCTCGTGGAAAACGAGCCGGGCGTCCTCTCGCGCGTTTCGGGCCTGTTTTCCGGCAGAGGCTTCAACATCGAGACCCTGAACGTGGCCCCCACCCTCGAGGAAGGGGTGTCCATCATGACCATCTCCACCACTGGGGATGAGCAGATCATAGAACAGATAATTAAGCAGCTTCGCAAGCTGGTCACCGTGATCAAGGTCGTGGACCTGACCGAGGTGAAGAACGTCGAACGCGAGATGATGCTCCTCAAGGTGTCCGCAGAAGAGGGCAAGCGCGCGGAAATACTGCGCATCGTGGACGTGTTCCGTTGCAAGGTGGTGGACGTGGGCTTCGACGAGCTGACCATCGAGATCACCGGCACGCAGGACAAGCTGACCGCGCTCATCAACCTGATGCAGCGCTTCGGCATAAAAGAGATCGCGCGCACCGGCGCGGTGGCCATGCGCCGCTCCATGCAGTAG
- a CDS encoding YggT family protein — MPFVGPLIKTLAMILDFAFGAYKWVFIIAAVISWIRPDPYHPIVRFLYSATEPVLYRVRRMMPFVMVGGMDLSPVVVILALQFIGQVFIVESLFQLAFMVR, encoded by the coding sequence ATGCCTTTCGTGGGACCGTTGATCAAGACTTTGGCCATGATTCTGGACTTCGCTTTCGGTGCGTACAAGTGGGTGTTCATCATCGCCGCCGTGATTTCCTGGATCCGGCCCGATCCGTATCATCCGATCGTCCGCTTTCTCTACTCCGCCACGGAGCCCGTGCTCTACCGGGTGCGTCGAATGATGCCCTTCGTCATGGTCGGCGGGATGGACCTCTCCCCTGTAGTGGTCATTCTGGCCTTGCAGTTCATCGGACAGGTGTTCATCGTCGAGTCGTTGTTCCAACTGGCCTTCATGGTGCGTTAA
- the ilvC gene encoding ketol-acid reductoisomerase, translated as MKVFYDSDADLSLLKDKTVAIIGYGSQGHAHAQNLRDSGVKVVIGQREGGPNWKLAKEHGFEPMDAAQASAAADVIMILVQDQLQAEIYESSIKPNLKAGKTLAFGHGFNIHFNQIVPPADVDVIMIAPKGPGHMVRRVYTEGSGVPCIVAVHQDATGKAFQTALAYAKGVGGTRSGVLQTTFTEETETDLFGEQAVLCGGVSELVKAGFETLVNAGYQPEIAYFECLHELKLIVDLIYEGGLAKMRYSISDTAEYGDYTRGPRIITDETRAEMKKILTEIQTGQFAKDFILENKAGGRAHFLAMRRVNAAHQIEEVGGKLRSMMSWLKK; from the coding sequence ATGAAAGTCTTCTACGATTCCGACGCCGACCTGTCCCTGCTGAAAGATAAAACCGTTGCCATCATCGGCTACGGCTCCCAGGGCCACGCCCACGCCCAGAACCTGCGCGATTCCGGCGTCAAGGTCGTCATCGGCCAGCGCGAAGGCGGCCCCAACTGGAAGCTCGCCAAAGAGCACGGCTTCGAGCCCATGGACGCCGCCCAGGCTTCCGCCGCCGCCGACGTCATCATGATCCTGGTGCAGGACCAGCTCCAGGCCGAGATCTACGAATCCAGCATCAAGCCCAACCTGAAGGCCGGAAAGACCCTGGCTTTCGGACACGGCTTCAACATTCACTTCAACCAGATCGTGCCCCCGGCCGACGTTGACGTGATCATGATCGCCCCCAAGGGACCCGGCCACATGGTGCGCCGCGTCTACACCGAAGGCTCCGGCGTGCCCTGCATCGTGGCTGTCCACCAGGACGCCACCGGCAAGGCCTTCCAGACCGCCCTGGCCTACGCCAAGGGCGTTGGCGGCACCCGCTCCGGCGTGCTCCAGACCACCTTCACCGAAGAGACCGAGACCGACCTCTTCGGCGAGCAGGCAGTTCTGTGCGGCGGCGTCTCCGAGCTGGTCAAGGCCGGCTTCGAGACCCTGGTCAACGCCGGGTACCAGCCCGAGATCGCCTACTTCGAGTGCCTGCATGAGCTCAAGCTCATTGTGGACCTGATCTACGAGGGCGGCCTGGCCAAGATGCGCTACTCCATCTCCGACACCGCCGAGTACGGCGACTACACCCGTGGCCCTCGCATCATCACCGACGAGACCCGGGCCGAGATGAAGAAGATCCTGACCGAGATCCAGACCGGCCAGTTCGCCAAGGACTTCATCCTGGAGAACAAAGCCGGTGGCCGCGCCCACTTCCTGGCCATGCGCCGCGTCAACGCCGCGCACCAGATCGAGGAAGTCGGCGGCAAGCTGCGCTCCATGATGAGCTGGCTGAAAAAATAA
- the ilvB gene encoding biosynthetic-type acetolactate synthase large subunit, producing the protein MELTGAQILLESLGREGVDVLFGFPGGAVIDIYHQIPNYPNLKHVLVRHEQGAIHMADGYARATGKVGVCLVTSGPGATNTVTGIATAYMDSIPVVIITGQVPTPLIGNDAFQEVDIVGITRPCTKHNYLVKDITKLAKTIKEAFFLAQSGRPGPVLIDLPKDLQQQKCTYSYPKKVSMRGYNPHYDPNVKQVRKVAELLCKSKHPVIYAGGGVISSGASKEVTKLAQTYGVPVTATLMGLGCFPGDDPMWLGMLGMHGTYAANHSISNADLILAVGARFDDRVTGKLSEFATKATMVHIDIDPTSIQKNVHVHVPIVADCRLFMEALNKEMAAIVEEGEGCPPKTKWLEQTAEWKAKHPLKYKPAAKGGMIKPQSVVEALYKITKGDCIIATEVGQNQMWAAQFFNYKKPRTLLTSGGLGTMGYGFPAAIGAQAAFPEKLVIDVAGDGSIQMCIQELATAVCYNLPVKIVILNNGYLGMVRQWQELFYEKNYCNTCMDVAPDFVKLAEAYGAAGFRVTQAKDLEATLKEAFATPKPCIVDVVVDPEENVYPMVPAGKSLTEMILV; encoded by the coding sequence ATGGAACTGACCGGGGCCCAGATACTCCTCGAGTCCTTGGGACGCGAGGGAGTGGACGTTCTTTTCGGCTTCCCCGGGGGCGCGGTGATAGACATTTACCACCAGATCCCCAACTATCCCAACTTGAAGCACGTGCTGGTACGCCATGAGCAAGGCGCTATCCACATGGCCGACGGCTATGCGCGCGCCACGGGCAAGGTAGGGGTATGCCTGGTAACGTCGGGTCCCGGCGCCACAAATACCGTCACGGGCATCGCCACGGCCTACATGGATTCCATCCCCGTGGTGATCATCACCGGGCAGGTGCCCACGCCGCTCATCGGCAACGACGCCTTCCAGGAAGTGGACATCGTGGGCATCACCCGGCCCTGCACCAAGCACAACTACCTGGTGAAGGACATCACCAAGCTGGCCAAGACCATCAAGGAAGCCTTCTTCCTTGCCCAGTCAGGCCGCCCCGGGCCTGTGCTCATCGACCTGCCCAAGGATCTCCAGCAGCAAAAGTGCACCTACAGCTATCCCAAAAAGGTCTCCATGCGGGGTTACAACCCGCACTACGATCCCAACGTCAAGCAGGTGCGCAAGGTTGCTGAGCTGCTCTGCAAGTCCAAGCATCCCGTCATCTATGCCGGAGGCGGCGTCATAAGCTCCGGCGCGTCCAAGGAAGTCACCAAGCTGGCCCAGACCTACGGCGTCCCGGTTACGGCCACGCTCATGGGCCTGGGCTGCTTCCCTGGCGACGACCCCATGTGGCTCGGCATGCTCGGCATGCACGGCACCTACGCGGCCAACCACTCGATATCCAACGCGGACCTCATCCTGGCGGTGGGGGCGCGCTTCGACGACCGGGTCACCGGCAAGCTCTCGGAGTTCGCCACCAAGGCCACCATGGTCCACATCGACATCGACCCCACCTCCATCCAGAAGAACGTGCACGTGCATGTGCCCATCGTGGCCGACTGCCGCCTGTTCATGGAAGCCCTCAACAAGGAGATGGCGGCCATCGTGGAAGAGGGCGAGGGGTGTCCGCCAAAGACCAAGTGGCTTGAGCAGACCGCCGAATGGAAGGCCAAGCATCCGCTCAAGTACAAGCCTGCTGCCAAGGGCGGCATGATAAAGCCCCAGTCCGTGGTGGAAGCCCTGTACAAGATCACCAAGGGCGACTGTATCATCGCCACCGAGGTGGGGCAGAACCAGATGTGGGCCGCCCAGTTCTTCAACTACAAAAAGCCCCGGACCCTGCTGACGTCGGGGGGACTTGGCACCATGGGCTACGGCTTCCCTGCGGCCATAGGCGCGCAGGCGGCCTTCCCGGAGAAGCTGGTCATAGACGTGGCGGGCGACGGCTCCATCCAGATGTGCATCCAGGAGCTGGCCACTGCCGTGTGCTACAACCTGCCCGTGAAGATCGTCATCCTGAACAACGGCTACCTGGGCATGGTGCGCCAGTGGCAGGAACTCTTCTACGAGAAGAACTACTGCAACACCTGCATGGACGTTGCCCCGGACTTCGTGAAGCTGGCCGAGGCCTACGGCGCGGCGGGTTTCCGCGTCACGCAGGCCAAGGACCTGGAAGCCACGCTCAAAGAGGCTTTCGCGACGCCCAAGCCCTGCATTGTGGATGTGGTCGTGGACCCTGAGGAGAACGTCTATCCCATGGTCCCTGCCGGCAAATCCCTCACTGAAATGATCCTGGTTTAA
- a CDS encoding DUF465 domain-containing protein, which produces MDSRDLELIAKHSESDVELRALYSEHVAFDKLIDKLEGKSFLNATEDLEIKELKKKKLAGKTRIQTILDKYRQAEAN; this is translated from the coding sequence ATGGACAGTCGCGATCTGGAGCTTATCGCCAAGCACAGCGAGTCGGACGTGGAGCTCAGGGCGCTTTACAGCGAACACGTGGCCTTCGACAAGCTTATCGACAAGCTGGAAGGCAAATCTTTCCTCAATGCCACCGAGGACCTGGAAATCAAGGAACTCAAGAAAAAGAAGCTGGCAGGCAAAACCCGTATCCAAACCATCCTGGATAAATACCGTCAGGCGGAGGCTAATTAA
- the pgsA gene encoding CDP-diacylglycerol--glycerol-3-phosphate 3-phosphatidyltransferase translates to MRMGSASENWTIPNALTVARILFTPLFVVFFLDGKHLAALSLFFLAGVTDALDGFLARVLNQRSPLGAILDPLADKFLLVAAYVCLAYAGWIPAWLAVAVVSRDVIILGGVALLNFWGQDMRSRIRPSLVSKATTLLQMALILAVFLHDAAGWEGMADWAVEALVWATAVLTVVSGGHYVARGLAMFTGGQGKD, encoded by the coding sequence ATGCGCATGGGCTCCGCCTCGGAAAACTGGACGATCCCCAATGCGCTCACCGTGGCGCGTATCCTGTTCACGCCGCTTTTCGTGGTCTTCTTCCTGGACGGAAAACATCTGGCGGCCCTGTCCCTGTTCTTCCTGGCAGGCGTCACCGACGCGCTGGATGGGTTCCTGGCCCGCGTGCTCAACCAGCGCTCGCCTCTTGGGGCCATCCTGGACCCGCTGGCGGACAAGTTCCTGCTGGTGGCGGCCTACGTCTGCCTGGCATATGCGGGATGGATTCCGGCCTGGCTGGCCGTGGCCGTGGTCAGCCGGGACGTTATCATCCTGGGCGGAGTGGCCCTTTTGAACTTCTGGGGCCAGGACATGCGCTCGCGCATCCGGCCAAGCCTGGTCAGCAAGGCGACCACGCTTCTTCAGATGGCGCTCATCCTGGCGGTGTTCCTGCACGACGCCGCAGGCTGGGAAGGCATGGCGGATTGGGCCGTGGAGGCCCTGGTGTGGGCTACGGCCGTGCTGACGGTGGTTTCAGGCGGGCATTACGTGGCCAGGGGGCTGGCCATGTTCACGGGCGGGCAGGGGAAGGACTAG
- a CDS encoding bacteriohemerythrin, with translation MINAPAEWDPSLNLGHDLTDKQHRALFDMILELDRRVSKGEFGQGVLDALQGMKSYAASHFAAEEHFMARAGWPKLAQHQCLHGEFLQKTSMFGGEALIDSEWTSLDLLRFLLVWLVKHVKVQDREFFDWLAANRTDA, from the coding sequence ATGATCAATGCGCCTGCCGAATGGGATCCGAGCCTGAATTTGGGGCATGACCTCACCGACAAGCAGCACAGGGCACTTTTCGACATGATCCTCGAACTGGACAGGCGCGTTTCCAAGGGTGAGTTCGGCCAGGGGGTGCTGGACGCGTTGCAGGGCATGAAGAGCTACGCGGCTTCACACTTCGCCGCCGAGGAGCATTTCATGGCCAGGGCCGGATGGCCGAAGCTTGCCCAGCATCAATGTCTGCACGGCGAATTTCTGCAAAAGACCAGCATGTTCGGCGGCGAGGCCCTCATCGACAGCGAGTGGACATCGCTTGATCTGCTGCGCTTCCTGCTGGTCTGGCTGGTGAAGCACGTCAAGGTGCAGGACCGGGAATTCTTCGACTGGCTGGCGGCCAACCGCACGGACGCGTAG
- a CDS encoding glycosyl hydrolase family 8: protein MSLFRATRLAGLCALAALLLASPDSIQAADAPPEWTYYKATFVQKDGRVIDFFNKQMSHSEGQSFTMYLALSFDEPELFDTVWTWTRNNLSTSQSDGLFAWSWGRREDGSWGVLDANNATDADIFLAWTLLRAGERWKRHEYVDASKAIAQAIRARLTVASGGYTILLPGREGFVDQGEVAFNPSYFIFPAFYDLARTGDADFWRALHASCRELLSKSLAGPLKLPPDWVLLAKGVFSPWGEKGRAFSYDAIRVPLYLAWDLDRKSLAGFTALLDMFREKGALPASIGVAPGVGNGGDASAGFYAILARAAQTLGDGQTASDLWRKAESVLPNEKQNYYSYVLFLMAKTRGL, encoded by the coding sequence ATGAGTCTTTTCCGCGCAACCCGTCTGGCCGGATTATGCGCCCTGGCAGCGCTCTTGCTGGCCTCACCCGATTCCATCCAGGCTGCCGATGCGCCTCCGGAATGGACATACTACAAGGCGACCTTCGTCCAGAAGGATGGCCGGGTCATCGATTTCTTCAATAAACAGATGAGCCATTCCGAAGGCCAGAGCTTTACCATGTATCTGGCCCTGTCCTTCGACGAGCCTGAACTTTTCGACACAGTCTGGACGTGGACCCGCAACAATCTGTCCACGTCGCAATCGGATGGGCTGTTTGCATGGTCCTGGGGCAGGCGCGAAGACGGTTCCTGGGGCGTGCTGGACGCGAACAACGCCACCGACGCGGACATCTTCCTGGCCTGGACGCTCCTTCGCGCCGGGGAGCGTTGGAAGCGGCATGAGTATGTCGACGCTTCGAAGGCCATCGCCCAGGCCATCCGGGCGCGCCTGACCGTCGCGTCCGGCGGCTACACCATCCTGCTGCCTGGTCGTGAAGGGTTCGTCGACCAGGGCGAAGTGGCCTTCAACCCCTCGTACTTCATCTTCCCGGCCTTTTACGACCTGGCCCGCACCGGCGACGCCGACTTCTGGCGGGCGCTGCACGCCTCCTGCCGGGAGCTCTTGTCGAAATCCCTGGCCGGACCGCTCAAGCTGCCGCCGGACTGGGTGCTTCTGGCCAAGGGCGTCTTCTCTCCCTGGGGAGAGAAGGGGCGCGCCTTCTCCTACGATGCCATCCGCGTGCCCCTGTATCTGGCCTGGGACCTGGACCGCAAAAGTCTGGCCGGGTTCACTGCGCTCCTGGACATGTTCAGGGAAAAGGGCGCGTTGCCCGCCAGTATCGGGGTCGCTCCGGGAGTTGGGAACGGAGGTGACGCCTCAGCCGGTTTCTACGCGATCCTGGCCCGCGCGGCGCAGACGCTGGGCGACGGCCAGACCGCCTCGGACCTGTGGCGCAAGGCAGAGTCCGTTCTCCCCAACGAAAAGCAGAACTACTATTCCTACGTTCTGTTCCTGATGGCCAAAACGCGAGGTCTGTAA
- the tatA gene encoding twin-arginine translocase TatA/TatE family subunit: protein MFGLGVWELSLILIVILLLFGGSKLPELGRGLGKAIKDFRRSASEPDEIDITKDKDKDDKPKP from the coding sequence ATGTTCGGACTCGGAGTATGGGAACTTTCACTCATTCTGATCGTCATCCTGCTTCTTTTCGGCGGCAGCAAGCTGCCGGAACTGGGTCGCGGCCTGGGCAAGGCCATCAAGGATTTTCGCCGCTCCGCATCGGAGCCTGATGAAATCGACATCACCAAGGACAAAGACAAGGACGACAAGCCAAAGCCCTAG
- a CDS encoding HAD family hydrolase has protein sequence MSESITVIRESLLHGIKGIIFDCDGVLVDSKDANRMYYNLVRQRLGMLPMTPDEEDFVHAHAVMASIAHIVPVERLAEAEAIRREIDYSEIMPFTYLESGLVEFLDMLRAKKYLLAVNTNRTDSMEMLLENFELEGYFSPVITAGKVSHPKPNPEGVHSILKHWNLTRHEVAYIGDSIVDEQTARAAGVAFWAYKNSRLAAHHHVTSFESLHACFLDGPC, from the coding sequence ATGTCCGAGAGCATAACTGTCATCCGCGAGTCTTTGCTGCACGGCATCAAAGGCATCATCTTCGATTGCGACGGCGTTCTGGTCGATTCCAAGGACGCCAACCGCATGTACTACAATCTGGTGCGCCAGAGGCTCGGCATGCTGCCCATGACCCCCGACGAAGAGGACTTTGTCCACGCCCACGCGGTCATGGCCTCCATCGCGCACATCGTTCCGGTGGAGCGTCTGGCGGAGGCCGAGGCCATCCGGCGCGAGATCGACTATTCCGAGATCATGCCGTTCACGTATCTGGAGTCCGGTCTGGTCGAGTTCCTGGATATGCTGCGGGCGAAGAAGTACCTGCTGGCCGTGAACACCAACCGCACGGACTCCATGGAGATGCTGCTGGAGAACTTCGAACTGGAAGGATACTTCTCCCCGGTGATCACTGCGGGCAAGGTCAGCCATCCCAAGCCCAACCCGGAGGGCGTCCACAGCATCCTGAAACACTGGAACCTCACCCGGCACGAGGTGGCCTACATCGGAGACTCCATCGTGGACGAGCAGACCGCCCGCGCCGCCGGGGTGGCCTTCTGGGCCTACAAGAATTCCAGGCTTGCCGCACACCATCACGTGACGAGCTTTGAAAGCCTGCACGCATGCTTTCTGGACGGGCCCTGCTAG
- a CDS encoding DUF167 domain-containing protein, translating into MDTPSYAEAAKDGGYRVRVWVQPGAKQDAALGVVDGRLKLKLRAPAVDNKANAALVLFLSKYWGLPRSALEISAGQTGRKKTIRVSSGYTPGWGAMEQAMEDSE; encoded by the coding sequence ATGGACACTCCGTCCTATGCCGAGGCGGCCAAGGACGGCGGATACCGCGTCCGGGTGTGGGTGCAGCCGGGGGCCAAACAGGACGCCGCCCTTGGCGTGGTGGACGGCAGGCTCAAACTGAAGCTGCGCGCCCCCGCCGTGGACAACAAGGCCAATGCGGCGCTGGTGCTCTTTCTCTCGAAGTATTGGGGGCTTCCCAGAAGCGCCCTGGAAATTTCCGCTGGCCAGACCGGCAGGAAAAAGACGATACGCGTATCATCGGGCTACACGCCCGGATGGGGCGCAATGGAACAGGCAATGGAGGATTCGGAGTAA
- a CDS encoding amphi-Trp domain-containing protein produces the protein MGEKTVLMDVEETVLRYDAAVMLRKIADDLAQGKLVTPDGEVEVGGQIEVECKGKIKAKENGQKGSIKIELSWCVPTA, from the coding sequence ATGGGAGAGAAAACCGTTCTCATGGATGTTGAGGAGACCGTCCTGCGCTACGACGCGGCCGTCATGCTGAGGAAAATCGCGGACGACCTGGCTCAGGGCAAGCTGGTGACGCCCGACGGCGAAGTGGAAGTGGGCGGGCAGATCGAAGTGGAGTGCAAAGGCAAGATCAAAGCCAAGGAAAACGGCCAGAAGGGTTCCATCAAAATAGAATTGTCCTGGTGCGTCCCGACCGCCTAG
- a CDS encoding DivIVA domain-containing protein, whose product MTVSKIDLLGKKFNRCMRGYCTEEVDLVMHDAAEALGEAADENRRLMERLVELERVQASRSPDPALSQPASDMRGTLAAGRKIVEEIHGNARRDAQRILEDARLEAARIKADANLMKARIFEEIAEMRAQREAFEQELRKLLEDHFRLLESSETSSASGQSDGEFTFVEGRE is encoded by the coding sequence GTGACGGTCTCCAAGATCGACCTCCTGGGAAAGAAATTCAACCGCTGCATGCGCGGGTACTGCACCGAAGAGGTGGACCTGGTCATGCACGACGCCGCCGAGGCGCTGGGCGAGGCCGCCGACGAGAACCGCAGGCTCATGGAGCGTCTGGTGGAGCTCGAACGCGTGCAGGCTTCGCGCAGCCCGGACCCTGCCCTCTCCCAGCCAGCTTCGGACATGCGCGGCACCCTGGCCGCCGGACGCAAGATCGTGGAGGAAATCCACGGCAACGCCCGGCGCGACGCGCAGCGCATTCTCGAGGACGCCCGCCTGGAGGCCGCGCGTATAAAAGCCGACGCCAACCTCATGAAGGCCCGCATCTTCGAGGAAATCGCCGAGATGCGCGCCCAGCGCGAAGCCTTCGAGCAGGAGCTGCGAAAGCTCCTCGAAGACCATTTCCGGCTGCTGGAGTCCTCCGAGACCTCTTCGGCTTCGGGCCAGTCCGACGGGGAGTTCACCTTCGTCGAAGGGCGGGAATAG
- a CDS encoding N-acetylmuramoyl-L-alanine amidase — protein sequence MSRIISTIPPDSSSSHDGDASSSGRSPGACGSPVGIGLAMAPEVDPPVESASARTLTRRNALSVLASACLALAVPSGVRAASDASGDLATKGRELLLAGKPGEAVTALKEAARLDPANPWVFNLLGRAYSQAGQPYQAAESFRAALRIDPSDGYSRMMLDMLSQNPVPVPKGEGRPTRHARKSQMEEDAAREFESYAASGKPPGARLIVLDAGHGGTDKGVSGATGLAEKAVTLELAKKLAQALASKTEGKAGLRVLFTRETDHDQPLWARAATAGLFGADLFISLHCTASLPGHSGLELYTYAPEASDAQAQAVADMENGVTRFERSLPPRAPLPAAPEFLASWQTRRLAGSSRLLAERLAAELKAEKAQGVPVRGAPLKVLSGARCPALVVQAGFLSSPADEAQLKTSETLDKLASALAGALTRSLG from the coding sequence ATGAGCCGCATTATCAGCACGATTCCTCCCGATTCTTCTTCGTCGCATGACGGCGACGCCTCTTCATCAGGGCGTTCTCCTGGTGCGTGCGGATCACCTGTCGGCATCGGGCTGGCAATGGCTCCTGAAGTGGACCCTCCTGTTGAGTCCGCATCGGCCCGGACCCTCACCAGACGAAACGCCCTGAGCGTCCTGGCGTCCGCCTGCCTGGCCCTGGCCGTGCCATCCGGCGTGCGGGCTGCTTCAGACGCCAGCGGCGATCTGGCCACCAAGGGGCGCGAACTGCTTCTTGCCGGAAAGCCCGGAGAGGCCGTGACCGCCCTGAAGGAGGCTGCCCGCCTGGACCCAGCCAACCCCTGGGTGTTCAACCTGCTGGGCCGGGCCTATTCGCAGGCCGGACAACCCTATCAGGCTGCGGAGAGCTTCCGCGCTGCCCTTCGCATCGACCCATCCGACGGCTATTCCCGCATGATGCTGGACATGCTCTCCCAGAATCCTGTCCCCGTCCCCAAGGGAGAGGGCAGGCCGACCCGCCATGCGCGCAAATCCCAGATGGAGGAAGACGCCGCCAGGGAATTCGAGAGTTACGCCGCCAGCGGCAAGCCTCCTGGCGCGCGGCTCATCGTGCTGGATGCCGGCCACGGCGGCACGGACAAGGGGGTCTCGGGCGCGACTGGCCTTGCCGAAAAGGCCGTCACCCTGGAACTGGCCAAAAAGCTGGCCCAGGCGCTGGCCTCCAAAACCGAAGGCAAGGCGGGCCTGCGCGTGCTCTTCACCCGCGAGACGGACCACGACCAGCCTCTTTGGGCCAGGGCCGCCACTGCCGGGCTTTTCGGGGCAGATCTTTTCATCTCCCTGCACTGCACGGCCTCGCTGCCCGGACATTCCGGGCTGGAGCTCTATACGTACGCGCCAGAGGCCTCGGACGCCCAGGCCCAGGCCGTGGCCGACATGGAGAACGGCGTCACCCGATTCGAGCGCTCGCTTCCTCCCAGAGCGCCCCTGCCCGCCGCTCCGGAGTTCCTGGCCTCCTGGCAGACCCGGCGTCTGGCAGGCTCGAGCCGCCTGCTGGCGGAGCGTCTGGCTGCCGAACTCAAGGCCGAGAAGGCGCAGGGCGTTCCTGTCCGCGGCGCGCCTTTGAAGGTGCTGTCCGGCGCGCGCTGCCCGGCCCTGGTTGTGCAGGCGGGATTTCTCTCCAGTCCGGCGGACGAGGCGCAGCTCAAGACCTCGGAAACGCTTGACAAGCTGGCCTCGGCACTGGCCGGGGCCTTGACGCGAAGCCTCGGATGA